In Sphingomonas panacisoli, one genomic interval encodes:
- a CDS encoding crotonase/enoyl-CoA hydratase family protein produces MNDRVSITVTDQIADVRLTRADKMNAIDPAMFAAIGAAIDSLTERKDVRCVVLSGEGKAFCAGLDMASMQAGGSGTGRGRNDQGSILPQHVTWGWRQLPMPVIAAVHGVAFGGGFQIMSGADIRIVAPGTRFAIRESYWGLVPDMAGWPIWRGLVRDDVLRELAYTAREFDADEALAHGFVTRIADDPHAAAMELATAIAGRSPHAIRGIKRLANAAHDADPRALLEMETDEQVAVIGKPNMMEAVAANMGKRAAVFQD; encoded by the coding sequence ATGAACGACCGCGTTTCGATCACCGTCACCGACCAGATCGCCGACGTCCGCCTGACCCGCGCCGACAAGATGAACGCGATCGATCCGGCGATGTTCGCCGCGATCGGGGCAGCGATCGACAGCCTGACCGAGCGCAAGGACGTGCGCTGCGTCGTGCTGTCGGGCGAGGGCAAGGCGTTCTGCGCGGGACTCGACATGGCGAGCATGCAGGCGGGCGGCTCCGGCACCGGGCGCGGCCGCAACGATCAGGGATCGATCCTGCCGCAGCACGTCACCTGGGGCTGGCGGCAATTGCCGATGCCGGTGATCGCCGCGGTGCATGGCGTCGCGTTCGGCGGCGGCTTCCAGATCATGTCGGGCGCCGATATCCGCATCGTCGCGCCGGGCACGCGGTTCGCGATCCGCGAAAGCTATTGGGGGCTCGTCCCCGACATGGCGGGCTGGCCGATCTGGCGCGGGCTGGTGCGCGACGACGTGCTGCGCGAATTGGCCTACACTGCGCGCGAGTTCGACGCCGACGAGGCGCTGGCCCACGGCTTCGTCACGCGCATCGCCGACGATCCGCATGCCGCTGCGATGGAACTGGCGACCGCGATCGCCGGGCGCAGCCCGCACGCGATCCGCGGTATCAAACGCCTTGCCAATGCGGCGCACGACGCCGACCCGCGCGCTTTGCTCGAAATGGAAACCGACGAGCAGGTCGCCGTCATCGGCAAGCCCAACATGATGGAAGCGGTCGCCGCCAACATGGGCAAGCGCGCGGCGGTATTTCAGGACTAA
- a CDS encoding PEPxxWA-CTERM sorting domain-containing protein, with translation MKRTLFALAASALAIAAASPASAGIFIGVSFNGGPITQVATDSTIGSANFNTTSNGFFFNTNGTGFPLLLQPNLLTQSVNIQQAGNTAGTLSIYITQTDLAAFNGFLTSTFTSNTIANANVVLSSYYSAANALFGGTLLQSATFGSTGVSSGTNALNLSLPYSQTVRYDITFGSGLGNFNGTGNLTATTAVPEPASWALMMFGFAGLGYAVRRRPKTSTRIRFT, from the coding sequence ATGAAGCGTACTCTGTTCGCGCTGGCGGCGTCCGCCCTGGCGATCGCGGCAGCAAGTCCGGCATCGGCCGGCATTTTCATCGGCGTTTCGTTCAACGGCGGCCCGATCACGCAAGTGGCGACGGATTCGACGATCGGCTCCGCCAACTTCAACACGACGTCGAACGGCTTCTTCTTCAACACCAACGGGACGGGTTTCCCGCTCCTGCTCCAGCCCAACCTGCTGACCCAGTCGGTCAACATCCAGCAGGCCGGCAACACCGCCGGGACGTTGAGCATCTATATTACGCAGACCGATCTGGCCGCGTTCAACGGCTTCCTGACCAGCACGTTCACGTCGAACACGATCGCGAATGCGAACGTCGTGCTGAGCAGCTATTACAGCGCCGCTAATGCACTGTTCGGCGGTACGCTGCTGCAGTCCGCGACGTTCGGCAGCACGGGCGTTTCGAGCGGCACCAACGCGTTGAACCTATCGCTGCCCTATTCGCAGACCGTTCGGTACGACATCACGTTCGGTTCAGGACTGGGCAATTTCAACGGCACCGGCAATCTGACCGCGACGACCGCCGTGCCGGAACCGGCGTCGTGGGCGCTGATGATGTTCGGCTTTGCCGGGCTCGGTTATGCCGTGCGCCGCCGTCCGAAGACGAGCACGCGCATTCGCTTTACCTGA
- a CDS encoding Coq4 family protein, which produces MAAKLPPFPGTTGRRDWKTAFDAIKKLLANGDDTTQVFRIMRALNVGNAPMNYAKFIATAEGGRMAYERHELAQVFSQPGYAKQFAPGTVGAAYNHFLESTGYSADGLADVSKINNEEDMRHPYAWFGRRVRDTHDIWHVLTGYKADESMGEAALVAFSYAQVGGLGWAFIGGAAALKSRKVTGNNLFMKAVWEGYQRGKKAKWISGEDYEALMHEPLDVARQRLGLGEPVAYLKAQRELGELASYMSAPKVETPAMPEKLAA; this is translated from the coding sequence ATGGCCGCTAAGCTCCCTCCCTTCCCCGGCACGACCGGACGCCGCGACTGGAAGACCGCGTTCGACGCGATCAAGAAGCTGCTCGCGAACGGCGACGACACGACGCAGGTGTTCCGCATCATGCGCGCGCTCAACGTCGGCAATGCGCCGATGAACTATGCCAAGTTCATCGCCACGGCCGAGGGCGGGCGGATGGCGTACGAGCGGCACGAGCTGGCGCAGGTCTTCTCGCAGCCCGGCTACGCCAAGCAGTTCGCGCCCGGCACCGTCGGCGCGGCATACAATCACTTCCTCGAATCGACGGGTTATTCGGCCGACGGCCTTGCCGACGTGTCGAAGATCAACAACGAGGAAGACATGCGCCACCCTTATGCCTGGTTCGGGCGGCGGGTGCGCGACACGCACGACATCTGGCACGTGCTGACCGGCTACAAGGCCGACGAGAGCATGGGCGAAGCGGCGCTGGTCGCGTTCAGTTATGCGCAGGTCGGCGGGCTCGGCTGGGCCTTCATCGGCGGCGCCGCCGCCCTCAAGAGCCGCAAGGTGACGGGCAATAACCTGTTCATGAAGGCGGTCTGGGAAGGCTATCAGCGCGGCAAGAAGGCCAAGTGGATTTCGGGCGAGGATTACGAAGCCCTGATGCACGAGCCGCTCGATGTCGCGCGTCAGCGGCTCGGTCTGGGTGAACCGGTCGCCTATCTCAAGGCGCAGCGCGAACTGGGTGAGCTCGCCTCGTACATGAGCGCGCCCAAGGTCGAGACGCCCGCGATGCCGGAGAAACTCGCGGCCTGA
- the dnaN gene encoding DNA polymerase III subunit beta produces MKATIERATLLKGLSHVQSVVERRNTIPILSNVLIDATADGQLKLMATDLDLQINESVAAAVDQPGATTVSAHTLFDIARKLPEGSQVSLSAAEGKMTIVAGRARFQLGTLPRDDFPVIAEGELPVSFELPAETLKQIIDKTRFAISTEETRYYLNGIFWHVADDGQPVLKAAATDGHRLARVTLPRPDGAEGMPDIIIPRKCVAELRKLLDEIDGSVGVSLSGSKIRFDMGQALLTSKLIDGTFPDYSRVIPTGNDKILKIDPRSFEEGVDRVSTIATEKTRAVKMALDRDKITLSVTSPENGTAAEEVPGDYAAQGFEIGFNSRYLLDILGQIEGDSVEVHLADASAPTLIRENDKSPALYVLMPMRV; encoded by the coding sequence ATGAAGGCCACGATCGAACGCGCAACGCTCCTCAAGGGGCTGAGCCATGTCCAGTCGGTGGTCGAACGCCGCAACACCATCCCGATCCTGTCGAACGTCCTGATCGATGCCACCGCCGACGGCCAGCTGAAGCTGATGGCGACCGACCTCGACCTCCAGATCAACGAAAGCGTCGCCGCCGCGGTCGATCAGCCGGGCGCGACCACCGTCTCCGCGCACACGCTGTTCGACATCGCGCGCAAGTTGCCGGAAGGGTCGCAGGTCAGCCTGTCTGCCGCCGAGGGCAAGATGACGATCGTCGCGGGCCGCGCGCGGTTCCAGCTCGGTACGCTGCCGCGCGACGACTTCCCGGTGATTGCCGAGGGCGAGCTGCCGGTGTCGTTCGAACTGCCCGCCGAAACGCTGAAGCAGATCATCGACAAGACGCGCTTCGCGATCTCGACCGAGGAAACGCGTTACTATCTGAACGGCATCTTCTGGCACGTTGCCGACGACGGCCAGCCGGTGCTCAAGGCCGCGGCGACCGACGGCCACCGCCTTGCCCGCGTCACCTTGCCGCGCCCCGACGGCGCGGAGGGCATGCCCGACATCATCATCCCGCGGAAGTGCGTCGCCGAACTGCGCAAGCTGCTCGACGAGATCGACGGATCGGTCGGCGTGTCGCTGTCGGGGTCGAAGATCCGCTTCGACATGGGCCAGGCGCTACTGACGTCGAAGCTGATCGACGGCACCTTCCCCGATTACAGCCGCGTCATCCCGACCGGCAACGACAAGATCCTGAAGATCGACCCGCGCAGCTTCGAGGAAGGCGTTGATCGCGTGTCGACCATCGCCACCGAAAAGACCCGCGCGGTGAAGATGGCGCTCGACCGCGACAAGATCACGCTGTCGGTGACCAGCCCGGAAAACGGCACCGCGGCCGAAGAGGTCCCCGGCGACTATGCGGCGCAGGGGTTCGAGATCGGCTTCAACAGCCGCTACCTGCTCGACATCCTCGGCCAGATCGAAGGCGATTCGGTCGAGGTCCATCTCGCCGACGCGAGTGCGCCGACGCTGATCCGCGAGAACGACAAGTCGCCGGCGCTGTACGTTCTGATGCCGATGCGGGTCTGA
- a CDS encoding HD-GYP domain-containing protein — translation MDDDRAFLSGDWRGSEPVQPAAARPRPAFGKARELHLRARPASHQEERARAIAIIGAGREAMAESFAAVQAGKPLETTELVEIVDAVTASLVRDPLALPSITRLRERHEQTYLHSVAVCGWMIALAQELQLSPELVRDAGLAGLLHDIGKATLPQELLERRGRLSAQDDALLREHPQRGYDILRAMPDMPDIVLDVCHNHHERPDGTGYPLGLIGGSISVYAQMAAVSDFYDKATNPPPGGEKWPSSQAIDYLKAERGAFDERVVRAFVRVVGTFLPGALVRLRSDRLAVVLDETDRDPLHPMVAVFRYIGGAPVPFQRMSTKADPIIGIERPETWGFEDWPELRRKLLALSE, via the coding sequence ATGGACGACGACCGCGCCTTTCTTTCCGGCGATTGGCGCGGGTCGGAACCGGTTCAGCCTGCTGCTGCCCGTCCGCGGCCGGCGTTCGGCAAGGCGCGCGAGCTTCATCTTCGCGCGCGACCCGCATCGCATCAGGAAGAGCGCGCGCGGGCAATCGCGATCATCGGCGCCGGGCGCGAGGCGATGGCCGAATCGTTCGCGGCGGTGCAGGCGGGCAAGCCGCTCGAGACGACCGAGCTGGTCGAGATCGTCGATGCCGTGACGGCGTCGCTGGTTCGCGATCCGCTGGCCTTGCCGAGTATCACACGGCTGCGCGAGCGGCACGAACAGACTTATCTCCATTCGGTCGCGGTGTGCGGCTGGATGATCGCGCTGGCGCAGGAACTGCAGCTCAGCCCGGAACTGGTCCGCGACGCGGGGCTGGCCGGCTTGTTGCACGATATCGGCAAGGCGACGTTGCCGCAGGAACTGCTCGAGCGGCGGGGCCGGTTGTCGGCGCAGGACGACGCGCTGCTGCGGGAGCATCCGCAGCGCGGCTACGACATCCTCAGGGCGATGCCCGACATGCCCGATATCGTGCTCGATGTGTGCCACAACCATCACGAGCGCCCCGACGGCACCGGCTATCCGCTCGGACTGATCGGCGGATCGATCAGCGTGTACGCGCAGATGGCGGCGGTCAGCGACTTTTACGACAAGGCGACGAACCCGCCGCCGGGCGGCGAGAAATGGCCGTCGAGCCAGGCGATCGATTATCTGAAGGCCGAGCGCGGCGCGTTCGACGAGCGCGTGGTGCGGGCGTTCGTCCGCGTGGTCGGGACGTTCCTGCCCGGCGCGCTGGTACGGTTGCGCAGCGACCGGCTGGCGGTGGTGCTGGACGAGACCGATCGCGATCCGCTGCATCCGATGGTCGCGGTGTTCCGCTATATCGGCGGCGCGCCGGTGCCATTTCAGCGGATGAGCACGAAGGCCGACCCGATCATCGGGATCGAGCGGCCCGAAACCTGGGGATTCGAGGATTGGCCGGAATTGCGGCGGAAGCTACTGGCGCTGTCGGAGTAA
- a CDS encoding LysR family transcriptional regulator: MSEDWERHRAFLAVLREGSLSGAARRLGLAQPTVRGRIADLEAGLGVALFTRAPDGLVPTDAALSLRQHAEAMEIAAAAFARGATQGAEVAGPVRVSASDVIAVEVLPPILAALRRRHPRLVVALSPNNRAEDLLRREADVAVRMVAPQQGSLVARKIGAIELGLFGHADLLTGRALPATIDDAVAIGLIGVETDNDVVRALRAEGIPLLDKDFAFRSDSDLAHVAAIRAGVGVGLCQVPLARRDPDLVRLLPDRVSFPLHTWVVMHEDLRTSAPIRAVFDALVAGLQAYLATAG; the protein is encoded by the coding sequence ATGAGCGAAGATTGGGAACGTCACCGCGCTTTCCTAGCGGTCCTGCGCGAAGGCAGCCTATCGGGCGCGGCACGGCGGCTTGGTCTCGCGCAGCCGACAGTGCGCGGGCGGATCGCCGACCTCGAAGCCGGATTGGGAGTCGCCTTGTTCACGCGTGCGCCCGACGGGCTGGTGCCGACGGACGCCGCGTTAAGTCTGCGCCAACATGCCGAAGCGATGGAGATCGCCGCCGCCGCTTTCGCGCGCGGCGCGACGCAAGGGGCGGAAGTCGCCGGTCCGGTCCGCGTTTCGGCAAGCGACGTGATCGCGGTCGAGGTACTGCCGCCGATCCTCGCCGCGCTGCGCCGCCGTCATCCGCGCCTGGTCGTCGCGCTCAGCCCCAATAACCGTGCCGAGGACTTGCTCCGGCGGGAGGCCGACGTCGCAGTGCGAATGGTCGCACCGCAACAGGGTTCGCTGGTCGCCAGGAAGATCGGGGCGATCGAGCTCGGCCTGTTCGGCCATGCCGATCTCCTCACCGGCCGCGCGCTCCCGGCGACGATCGACGATGCTGTGGCGATCGGGTTGATCGGAGTCGAGACCGACAACGATGTCGTTCGCGCCCTACGGGCCGAAGGCATTCCGCTGCTCGACAAGGATTTTGCATTCCGATCGGACAGCGACCTCGCGCACGTCGCCGCGATCCGCGCGGGCGTGGGTGTTGGGCTATGCCAAGTGCCGCTCGCCCGGCGCGATCCAGACCTCGTCCGACTGCTGCCCGATCGTGTCAGTTTCCCCCTCCACACCTGGGTCGTGATGCATGAGGATCTGCGCACGTCCGCCCCCATCCGCGCCGTGTTCGATGCGCTTGTCGCCGGGTTACAGGCCTATCTAGCGACGGCAGGCTAG
- a CDS encoding CAP domain-containing protein: MKAGLILAFGALPLLVGCGDGGGSSGTASNGGPVVVPAPTPTPAPTATPAPTPAPSPTPTPTPAPVGWAAQAAALYDVQPNAAACTAGTLKAAVKADFLAKLNAVRALHNLAAVTYSAVEDDQEAASSLMMAVNKTLSHTPPTTWICYTAGGATAAGSSNLIGGWGTGLGFSTEDDYLAGWLRENGSASIGHRRWILDPFLGKVSYGRVSLVLGDGSRASAASMKVFNFNGGVSVPSGVPGFVAYPYGDYPARYFQAGDYLSFTAIANTGGAFGSNGSINFTGATIRVTGPSGNLTVTDVASDNDGYGVANSVQWHVTGLQSGVTYTVTISGVTGAPQTSYTYSFKIT, translated from the coding sequence ATGAAAGCTGGTTTGATCTTGGCATTCGGCGCGTTGCCGCTGCTGGTTGGCTGCGGTGACGGTGGGGGAAGTAGCGGGACCGCGAGCAATGGCGGACCCGTCGTGGTCCCCGCGCCGACCCCGACGCCCGCCCCGACCGCAACGCCGGCCCCAACGCCCGCGCCCTCGCCCACACCGACGCCAACGCCAGCGCCGGTCGGTTGGGCCGCCCAGGCGGCAGCGCTGTACGACGTCCAGCCCAACGCCGCGGCCTGCACCGCCGGAACACTGAAGGCCGCGGTGAAGGCCGATTTCCTCGCCAAACTCAACGCCGTCCGCGCGCTGCACAACCTCGCCGCCGTGACCTATTCGGCGGTCGAGGACGACCAGGAGGCTGCATCCTCGTTGATGATGGCGGTCAACAAGACGCTGAGCCACACGCCGCCGACGACCTGGATTTGCTACACGGCAGGCGGCGCGACCGCGGCGGGATCGAGCAATCTGATCGGCGGCTGGGGCACCGGCCTCGGCTTCTCGACCGAGGACGATTATCTCGCCGGCTGGCTGCGCGAAAACGGCAGCGCGTCGATCGGCCACCGGCGGTGGATCCTCGATCCCTTCCTGGGCAAGGTCTCTTACGGCCGCGTCTCGCTCGTGTTGGGCGACGGCAGCCGCGCAAGCGCAGCATCGATGAAGGTCTTCAACTTCAACGGCGGCGTGTCGGTGCCGAGCGGCGTACCGGGCTTCGTCGCCTATCCCTATGGCGACTATCCGGCGCGCTATTTCCAGGCTGGCGACTATCTGTCGTTCACCGCGATCGCCAATACCGGCGGCGCGTTCGGATCGAACGGATCGATCAACTTCACCGGCGCGACGATCCGCGTGACGGGGCCGTCGGGCAACCTGACGGTGACCGACGTCGCCAGCGACAATGACGGCTACGGCGTCGCCAACAGCGTGCAATGGCACGTGACGGGATTGCAGTCGGGCGTGACCTATACCGTGACGATCAGCGGCGTGACCGGCGCGCCGCAGACCAGCTACACTTATAGCTTCAAGATCACCTAA
- a CDS encoding sulfite exporter TauE/SafE family protein has product MTIAYLLLALAAGFVGGAMNALAGGGTFATLPSLLAIGLPANIANATSNVALLPGAGTSAWAFRDELGPVGGVGIRTLAAITFAGGLVGSVLLVVTPSKAFDFIIPWLVLYAFVVLAFGKRASAWLQQRVTIGRNTLLSVQMLLGIYGGYFGGGVGLMTTATYGLLAGHTPRELFAPRTLMLAIANLAAAIVFVAAGMVRWTACLPMLAGAVIGGWAGAHVGKRLPAEWVRVWTLLVTGVTTIVFFARAYG; this is encoded by the coding sequence GTGACGATCGCCTATCTGTTGCTTGCCCTCGCGGCCGGGTTCGTCGGCGGGGCGATGAATGCGCTTGCGGGTGGCGGGACGTTCGCGACCCTGCCGTCGCTGCTCGCGATCGGGCTGCCCGCGAATATCGCCAACGCGACGAGCAATGTCGCCTTGCTGCCGGGCGCGGGGACCAGCGCCTGGGCGTTTCGCGACGAGCTCGGGCCGGTCGGCGGGGTCGGCATCCGAACGCTGGCGGCGATCACGTTCGCCGGCGGGCTGGTTGGCAGCGTGCTGCTGGTGGTGACGCCGAGCAAGGCGTTCGATTTCATCATTCCCTGGCTGGTGCTCTACGCGTTCGTCGTGCTGGCGTTCGGCAAGCGCGCGTCGGCCTGGTTGCAGCAGCGCGTGACGATCGGGCGCAACACCTTGTTGAGCGTCCAGATGCTGCTCGGCATCTATGGCGGCTATTTCGGCGGCGGGGTCGGACTGATGACGACCGCTACCTACGGCCTGTTAGCCGGGCACACGCCGCGCGAGCTGTTCGCACCGCGGACGCTGATGCTGGCTATCGCCAACCTAGCGGCGGCGATCGTGTTCGTTGCTGCCGGCATGGTGCGGTGGACCGCTTGCCTGCCGATGCTGGCCGGCGCGGTCATCGGCGGCTGGGCGGGCGCGCATGTCGGCAAGCGACTGCCCGCCGAATGGGTGCGCGTCTGGACCCTGCTGGTGACCGGGGTGACGACGATCGTGTTCTTCGCGCGCGCTTACGGTTAG
- a CDS encoding outer membrane protein codes for MRKFVLAAASLAALAATPAFAQSGPPSDPDQEFSGPRAGILLGYDRVQPGKVPNSNIDDSNSASGLTYGGDVGYDIQSNRWVFGVEGEVTGSTSKVTNNPSAAGALGYGRVKAGRDLYAGARIGYAVAPRTLIYAKGGYTNQRLDLVASNGTTETGQHFNLDGWRAGAGLEQKLGRNTYAKLEYRYSNYGNARLEYPNGANTNNFDVDTDRHQIVAGLGFRF; via the coding sequence ATGCGTAAGTTCGTTCTCGCCGCCGCCAGCCTCGCAGCTCTGGCCGCTACTCCCGCCTTCGCGCAGTCGGGTCCCCCGTCCGATCCCGACCAGGAGTTCAGCGGCCCCCGTGCCGGCATCCTGCTCGGCTATGATCGCGTCCAGCCGGGCAAGGTACCCAATTCGAATATCGACGACAGCAATTCGGCGAGCGGTCTGACCTATGGCGGCGATGTCGGCTACGACATCCAGAGCAACCGCTGGGTGTTCGGCGTCGAGGGCGAAGTGACCGGATCGACGAGCAAGGTGACGAACAATCCGTCCGCCGCCGGCGCGCTCGGCTATGGCCGGGTCAAGGCTGGCCGCGATCTCTATGCCGGCGCCCGCATCGGTTATGCGGTGGCGCCGCGCACGCTGATCTACGCGAAGGGTGGCTACACCAACCAGCGGCTCGATCTGGTCGCGTCGAACGGCACGACCGAAACCGGCCAGCACTTCAACCTCGACGGCTGGCGCGCGGGCGCGGGACTCGAGCAGAAGCTGGGCCGCAACACCTATGCCAAGCTCGAATACCGTTATTCGAACTACGGCAACGCACGGCTCGAATATCCGAACGGTGCCAACACCAACAACTTCGATGTCGATACCGACCGGCATCAGATCGTGGCCGGGCTGGGCTTCCGCTTCTAA
- the rlmN gene encoding 23S rRNA (adenine(2503)-C(2))-methyltransferase RlmN has protein sequence MPIPGHIDPVPVPRAVVPRADGRIDLLGLSKDDLRMALETSQLEPKQAKLRAKQLWHWIYNRGATDFSVMTDISKTLHAWLANRFVISRPEVVEQQVSTDGTRKWLLRSPDAQDYEMVFIPDADRGTLCVSSQVGCTLNCRFCHTGTMRLVRNLTPAEIVGQVMLARDSLGEWPSQPEGRMLTNIVMMGMGEPLYNFDNVRDALKLVMDGDGLALSKRRITLSTSGVVPMMARAGEEIGVNLAVSLHAVTKEIRDEIVPLNRKYGIEELLQACADYPGANNARRITFEYVMLKDKNDSDEDARELVRLIRKYKLPAKVNLIPFNPWPGAPYDTSTPERVRAFSNIVFEAGISAPVRTPRGRDIDAACGQLKTASEKKSRAELDRQAEEKLAALG, from the coding sequence ATGCCCATTCCCGGGCACATCGATCCCGTGCCCGTCCCGCGCGCCGTGGTGCCGCGGGCCGATGGGCGCATCGACCTGCTCGGCCTGTCGAAGGACGACCTGCGCATGGCGCTGGAGACGTCGCAGCTCGAGCCCAAGCAGGCCAAGCTGCGCGCCAAGCAACTCTGGCACTGGATCTACAATCGCGGCGCGACCGACTTTTCGGTGATGACCGACATTTCGAAGACGCTGCACGCCTGGCTCGCCAACCGCTTCGTGATCAGCCGGCCGGAGGTGGTCGAGCAGCAGGTCTCGACTGACGGCACGCGCAAGTGGCTGCTGCGCTCGCCCGACGCGCAGGATTACGAGATGGTGTTCATCCCTGACGCCGATCGCGGGACCCTGTGCGTGTCGAGCCAGGTCGGCTGCACGCTCAACTGTCGGTTCTGCCATACCGGCACGATGAGGCTGGTGCGCAACCTGACCCCGGCGGAGATCGTCGGGCAGGTGATGCTGGCGCGCGATTCGCTCGGCGAATGGCCGAGCCAGCCCGAGGGGCGGATGCTTACCAACATCGTGATGATGGGGATGGGCGAACCGCTCTATAATTTCGACAATGTACGCGATGCGCTGAAACTGGTGATGGACGGCGACGGCCTCGCGCTGTCGAAACGGCGGATCACGCTGTCGACCTCGGGCGTGGTGCCGATGATGGCGCGCGCGGGCGAGGAGATCGGGGTGAACCTCGCGGTGTCGCTGCACGCGGTGACGAAGGAAATCCGCGACGAGATCGTGCCGCTCAATCGCAAATACGGGATCGAGGAACTGCTTCAGGCGTGCGCCGACTATCCCGGCGCGAACAACGCGCGGCGCATCACGTTCGAGTATGTGATGCTGAAGGACAAGAACGACAGCGACGAGGATGCGCGCGAACTCGTCCGGCTGATCCGCAAGTACAAGCTGCCCGCCAAGGTCAACCTGATCCCGTTCAATCCCTGGCCGGGCGCGCCCTACGACACCTCGACGCCGGAGCGGGTGCGGGCGTTTTCCAACATCGTGTTCGAAGCGGGCATCTCCGCGCCGGTGCGCACGCCACGCGGTCGCGACATCGACGCGGCGTGCGGGCAGCTCAAGACCGCGAGCGAGAAGAAGAGCCGCGCCGAGCTCGACCGCCAGGCCGAGGAAAAGCTCGCCGCGCTCGGTTAG
- a CDS encoding histidine phosphatase family protein gives MRTNRRGRDFIARHGETVFNAAGRLQGEAPHTPLTRAGFAQADEMGEALHHLLGDKPALTLWASPTGRALQTLAVMAEHVGLDWHDANTDPRLTEIGMGSWGGRYYADVMAEAGDVIDRPSGLLLSAPDGELYHEIAERVSGWLAETDGGDGDRLVIMHGISSRVMRGVMTGAPIVERFGAPAAGHLPQGSLVMIERGVESVVHIGGGGERV, from the coding sequence ATGCGAACCAACCGGCGGGGCCGCGATTTCATCGCCCGACACGGCGAGACCGTCTTCAACGCCGCCGGCCGCTTGCAGGGCGAAGCGCCGCACACGCCGCTGACGCGCGCCGGGTTCGCGCAGGCCGACGAGATGGGGGAGGCGCTGCATCATCTGCTGGGCGACAAGCCGGCGCTGACCCTGTGGGCGTCGCCAACCGGGCGCGCGCTCCAGACGCTGGCGGTAATGGCCGAGCATGTCGGGCTCGACTGGCACGACGCGAACACCGATCCGCGGCTGACCGAGATCGGCATGGGCAGCTGGGGCGGACGCTATTATGCCGACGTGATGGCCGAGGCCGGCGACGTGATCGACCGGCCGAGCGGCCTGTTGCTGTCGGCGCCCGACGGCGAACTCTATCATGAGATTGCCGAGCGCGTGTCGGGCTGGCTCGCGGAGACCGATGGCGGCGACGGCGATCGTCTGGTCATCATGCACGGCATTTCCAGCCGCGTGATGCGCGGCGTGATGACCGGCGCGCCGATCGTCGAGCGGTTCGGCGCACCGGCGGCCGGGCATTTGCCGCAAGGATCGCTCGTGATGATCGAACGCGGCGTCGAGAGTGTCGTCCATATCGGCGGCGGCGGAGAGCGTGTGTGA
- a CDS encoding NAD(P)H-binding protein, whose protein sequence is MKTALVLGASGGVGGETARALIAHSWSVRGLTRTPRQGEGIDWIVGDAMDRDAVLAAAKGVDAIVHAVNPPGYRDWEKLVMPMLANSIAAAQANDARLALPGTIYNFDPATSPVIAPDNPQRPMTNKGAIRVEMERAIEASGVKAVILRAGDFFGPRPGNSWLSQGMVTPGKPVGRVMVPGRKGVGHAWAYLPDVGEAFARLLDKGDDLPRFVRYHFAGDWDADGTSFAASIGHALDRTVKTWRMPWAVLPLIGLFNPTMREMVEMRPFWENPVRLDNRSLVEAIGVEPHTPLDEAMRTTLAALGCH, encoded by the coding sequence ATGAAAACGGCATTGGTATTGGGCGCGAGCGGCGGGGTCGGTGGCGAGACCGCGCGAGCGTTGATCGCGCACAGCTGGTCGGTGCGCGGGCTGACCCGAACGCCGCGACAAGGCGAAGGGATCGATTGGATCGTCGGCGATGCGATGGACCGCGACGCGGTTCTCGCGGCCGCCAAGGGTGTCGATGCGATTGTCCACGCCGTGAACCCGCCCGGCTATCGCGACTGGGAAAAGCTGGTGATGCCGATGCTCGCCAATAGCATCGCGGCGGCGCAAGCCAACGACGCCCGCCTGGCGCTGCCCGGCACGATCTACAATTTCGATCCCGCCACTTCGCCGGTGATCGCGCCCGACAACCCGCAGCGGCCCATGACGAATAAGGGGGCGATCCGCGTCGAGATGGAGCGCGCCATCGAGGCATCGGGGGTGAAAGCGGTTATCCTGCGCGCCGGCGATTTCTTCGGTCCGCGTCCGGGCAATAGCTGGCTGAGCCAGGGCATGGTCACGCCCGGCAAACCGGTCGGTCGCGTGATGGTGCCGGGGCGCAAGGGCGTCGGCCATGCCTGGGCCTATCTGCCAGACGTCGGCGAAGCGTTCGCGCGATTGCTCGACAAGGGTGACGATCTGCCTCGCTTCGTGCGCTATCATTTCGCCGGGGATTGGGATGCCGACGGCACAAGCTTCGCCGCATCGATCGGCCATGCGCTCGACCGTACGGTAAAGACGTGGCGGATGCCGTGGGCGGTGCTGCCGCTGATCGGCCTGTTCAACCCGACGATGCGCGAAATGGTCGAAATGCGGCCGTTCTGGGAGAACCCCGTGCGGCTCGACAACCGGTCGCTGGTCGAGGCCATTGGTGTAGAGCCGCATACCCCGCTCGACGAGGCGATGCGCACCACGCTCGCCGCGCTCGGCTGTCACTAG